A single genomic interval of Mangifera indica cultivar Alphonso chromosome 5, CATAS_Mindica_2.1, whole genome shotgun sequence harbors:
- the LOC123216696 gene encoding universal stress protein A-like protein, with the protein MEGVNMKKRVGKIVVAVDESEESMYALSWCLHNLFSQGSNSTLVLLYVKPPPPVYCSFDAAGYMFSDDVVKAMEKYGSEMVNSVMQRAEVVCGKFGSNINVERVVGCGEAKDVICSIVDKLKADTLIMGSHGYGFIKRALLGSVSDYCAKHVKCPVVIVKQSEEI; encoded by the exons ATGGAAGGAGTGAACATGAAAAAAAGAGTGGGCAAGATTGTGGTAGCAGTGGATGAGAGTGAGGAGAGCATGTACGCACTCTCATGGTGTCTCCATAACCTATTTTCTCAAGGTAGCAATAGCACTCTTGTCCTCCTCTACGTCAAACCTCCACCTCCTGTTTACTGTTCCTTCGACGCTGCAG GGTATATGTTCTCTGACGATGTGGTAAAGGCCATGGAAAAATACGGAAGTGAGATGGTGAATTCAGTGATGCAACGAGCTGAAGTCGTGTGTGGAAAATTCGGAAGCAAT ATAAATGTAGAGAGAGTAGTTGGGTGTGGAGAAGCCAAGGATGTGATATGTAGTATAGTGGATAAACTCAAAGCTGACACTTTGATCATGGGGAGCCACGGTTATGGCTTCATCAAGAG GGCTCTTCTGGGAAGTGTGAGTGATTATTGTGCGAAGCATGTCAAGTGTCCAGTGGTAATCGTGAAGCAAAGTGAGGAGATATGA
- the LOC123216699 gene encoding uncharacterized protein LOC123216699 has protein sequence MGDVVLFVEELQSNNAISHCRICHEEEFESCKSLEAPCACSGTVKFAHRDCIQRWCNEKGNTTCEICLQEYRGGYTAPSKKSQLIEAAVTIRDSLQIARIEDEEESERLVAIREGISLTAESDDAECNSAVDRSAACCRSLALTFTLILLVEDSFAVLTGKTQDYPFSLLTMLILRASGIIFPMYILIRTITAIQNSIRGQYHGSDDEFSNPDDDDDDDEEEEDEEEQTHQHQHQHRMV, from the exons ATGGGAGATGTTGTCTTGTTTGTGGAGGAGTTGCAATCAAATAATGCAATATCGCACTGTAGAATTTGCCACGAAGAAGAATTTGAAAGCTGTAAAAGCCTGGAAGCGCCTTGTGCTTGCTCTGGCACTGTCAAG TTTGCACACAGAGACTGCATACAGAGATGGTGTAACGAGAAGGGAAACACAACTTGCGAAATTTGTCTCcag GAATATCGAGGTGGATATACGGCACCTTCAAAAAAGTCTCAGCTGATAGAGGCAGCAGTGACCATTAG AGATAGCCTGCAAATTGCAAGAATAGAGGATGAGGAAGAGAGCGAAAGATTAGTGGCTATAAGAGAAGGAATAAGTTTAACAGCAGAATCTGATGACGCTGAATGCAATTCTGCAGTGGATAGAAGCGCTGCTTGCTGCCGCTCGTTGGCTCTAACA TTTACACTTATTTTGCTCGTCGAAGACTCCTTTGCTGTGCTCACTGGGAAAACCCAAGATTACCCATTTTCGCTTCTCACT ATGCTTATTCTAAGAGCTAGCGGAATTATATTCCCCATGTACATACTGATTAGGACAATCACAGCAATTCAAAATAGCATTCGTGGGCAATACCAT GGTTCAGATGATGAATTCTCAAAccctgatgatgatgatgatgatgatgaagaagaagaagatgaagaggaaCAGACACATCAACACCAACATCAGCATCGTATGGTTTAA